Proteins co-encoded in one Candidatus Krumholzibacteriota bacterium genomic window:
- a CDS encoding dicarboxylate/amino acid:cation symporter produces the protein MQTRLHTKILVGLVLGVPAGLLLGPRAELLRPVGDIFIRLIRMIVVPLVFSSLFVGTASLGDIRKLGRIGVKTIGYYLCTTAIAITIGLALGSIFTPGSGLGSETRDSLISSYGTEAAAKIEIAREKPSITETLVGIVPGNPVESLAEANMLQIIFFALLLGVAVTLVPDRRGQPLVGFFDALSEAMIQMVHLVMKLAPLGVFALIAVVVGQFGSAVLVSLLKYSLVVVAGLFLHVVFVYSTAVRVFGRISPAVFFRSIRPAQLIAFSTSSSNATLPVSMECAEENLGVSEEVASFVLPLGATINMDGTALYQGVAAVFIAQVYGLSLGIGDLLTIVLMATLASIGAAGVPGIGIITLTMVLQTIGVPLEGIALILGVDRILDMCRTVVNITGDISASVVVAATEGELAVPAADR, from the coding sequence ATGCAGACGAGGCTCCACACGAAGATCCTCGTCGGGCTCGTCCTCGGCGTGCCGGCGGGGCTCCTGCTCGGCCCCCGCGCCGAGCTCCTCCGCCCCGTCGGCGACATCTTCATCCGCCTCATCCGGATGATCGTCGTGCCCCTCGTCTTCTCGTCGCTCTTCGTGGGGACGGCGAGCCTCGGGGACATCCGCAAGCTCGGGCGGATCGGCGTGAAGACGATCGGCTACTACCTCTGCACGACGGCGATCGCCATCACGATCGGCCTCGCGCTCGGCTCGATCTTTACGCCCGGCTCGGGGCTCGGGTCGGAGACGCGCGACTCCCTCATCTCCTCATACGGCACCGAGGCGGCGGCGAAGATAGAGATCGCCCGCGAGAAACCCTCGATCACCGAGACCCTCGTGGGGATCGTCCCCGGCAACCCCGTCGAGAGCCTCGCCGAGGCGAACATGCTCCAGATCATCTTCTTCGCGCTCCTGCTCGGCGTGGCCGTCACGCTCGTGCCGGACAGGCGCGGGCAGCCGCTCGTGGGCTTCTTCGACGCGCTGAGCGAGGCGATGATCCAGATGGTCCACCTCGTGATGAAGCTCGCTCCCCTCGGCGTCTTCGCCCTCATCGCGGTGGTCGTCGGGCAGTTCGGCTCGGCCGTGCTCGTCTCGCTCCTCAAGTACTCGCTCGTCGTCGTCGCGGGGCTCTTCCTGCACGTCGTTTTCGTCTACTCGACGGCGGTGCGCGTTTTCGGACGCATCTCGCCCGCCGTCTTTTTCCGGTCGATCCGCCCGGCGCAGCTCATCGCCTTCTCCACCTCCTCGAGCAACGCCACGCTCCCCGTCTCGATGGAGTGCGCCGAGGAGAACCTCGGCGTCTCCGAGGAGGTCGCAAGCTTCGTCCTGCCCCTCGGCGCGACGATCAACATGGACGGCACCGCCCTCTACCAGGGGGTGGCGGCGGTCTTCATCGCCCAGGTCTACGGCCTCTCCCTCGGGATCGGCGACCTCCTGACGATCGTTCTCATGGCCACCCTCGCCTCGATCGGGGCCGCCGGCGTGCCGGGGATCGGGATCATCACCCTCACGATGGTCCTCCAGACGATCGGGGTGCCCCTCGAGGGGATCGCCCTCATCCTCGGCGTGGACCGCATACTGGACATGTGCCGCACCGTCGTGAATATTACCGGTGACATCTCCGCCTCGGTCGTCGTCGCGGCCACCGAGGGGGAGCTGGCGGTTCCCGCCGCCGACCGCTGA
- a CDS encoding protein-L-isoaspartate(D-aspartate) O-methyltransferase, with the protein MRTAHAICGLAVFLAAALPAGGCAGGETDYASLRRRMVETQIARRGVTDSATVRAMLAVPRHRFVPADVRGMSYEDHPLPIGSGQTISQPYIVALMTASLALTDTSRVLEVGTGSGYQAAVLAEIAREVYSIEIVTALAERAGRLLAELGYDNVHVRAGDGYAGWPEAAPFDGVIVTAAAPRVPEPLVKQLRAGGRLVIPVGEGWQELCVYEKEAGGQLRLLSTLPVRFVPMTGKVRK; encoded by the coding sequence ATGCGCACAGCACACGCCATATGCGGCCTCGCCGTCTTCCTCGCCGCTGCCCTCCCCGCCGGGGGGTGCGCGGGCGGCGAGACGGACTACGCCTCGCTCCGCCGGCGGATGGTCGAGACGCAGATCGCCCGGCGCGGCGTGACCGACTCCGCGACGGTGCGGGCGATGCTCGCCGTGCCGCGCCACCGGTTCGTGCCGGCGGACGTCCGCGGCATGTCCTACGAGGACCACCCGCTCCCGATCGGCAGCGGCCAGACGATCTCCCAGCCCTACATCGTCGCCCTCATGACCGCCTCGCTCGCTCTCACGGACACGTCGCGCGTCCTGGAGGTGGGGACGGGCTCGGGCTACCAGGCCGCCGTCCTCGCCGAGATCGCCCGCGAGGTCTACTCGATCGAGATCGTCACCGCGCTCGCCGAGCGGGCGGGGCGACTCCTGGCCGAACTCGGCTACGACAACGTCCACGTGCGCGCGGGGGACGGCTACGCCGGCTGGCCCGAAGCGGCCCCCTTCGACGGCGTGATCGTCACGGCCGCCGCGCCTCGCGTGCCCGAGCCCCTCGTAAAGCAATTGCGCGCCGGCGGGCGGCTCGTCATCCCCGTCGGCGAGGGCTGGCAGGAGCTGTGCGTCTACGAGAAGGAGGCTGGCGGCCAGCTCCGGCTCCTCTCGACCCTCCCCGTGCGGTTCGTCCCGATGACGGGGAAGGTGCGGAAATGA